The DNA segment GCTACTACCGAGTCGGCCCGACGGGCGAACGCGAGCTGGTCGACGCGCCCGGCGGCCAATGGAGCAGCCGGCCGGCGTTCCCGTCCGGCGCCGGCGGGCTGGTCTCGACCGTCGACGACTGGCACGCCTTCGCGCGGATGCTGCTCGCCGAGGGGAGCGTCGGCGGCCGCCGGCTGCTGTCGCCCACGTCGGTACGGCAGATGACCACCGACCACCTGACCGGGGCCCAGCGCGAGGCCGGGCGGCTGTTCCTGGAGGGCCAGGGCTGGGGCTTCGGCGGCTCGGTGGACATCGGGACCATCGACCCCTGGAACGTACCGGGACGCTACGGCTGGGTCGGCGGAACCGGAACGACCGCGCACCTCGTCCCGTCCACCGGCGCGGTCGCCATCCTGCTCACGCAACTGGAACTCTCCGGTCCGACCGCGCCGCCCCTGATGCGGGACTTCTGGCGGTACGCGGCCGGGGTCTGAGCAACGGACGGTCACCGCGGCGGCGGCCTGCCGCACCGCGCACTCATCGGCGTGGCATCCCACATCCCGTACCCCGGACTCCAGTTGACGGCTCCCGGCGAGGGAAGCGGCGCCGATTCCCTGGAGGCGAAGCGGCGCGCCGCTCCCGTACGGGAAGGAGCGGCGCTGTCCCGCCACCGGTTCGTAGCGCCAGGCGCCGGGGCCGGCCCGTCGCCCCTCAGATTCCGGGCGCCCCGACCCGGGTGTAGGTCACCGGTGCGCTGGTGCCGCCGGGGGTGATGACGGTGACACCGACGGGCCCGACGGCTCCCGGCAGAGCGTCGACGACGAGGTGGGTGTCGGAGACGACGGTGAAGCCGGCGGGGTCGGTGCCGATGAGCACCTGGGTCGCCTGGGCGAGGTTGGTGCCGGTCAGGGTGAGGGTGATGCCGCCGGCGGTGGGGCCTTGGTTCGGGACCACCGTCGTGACGACGGGGGCCGGCAGGTAGGTGTAGGTGACCGGGTTGCTCGTCCCCCCGGCGGTGGTGACGGTGACGTCGGCGAGGCCGGCGGCTCCCGCGGGGACCACGGCGGTGATCTGGCTGTCCGAGACCACCGTGAAGGTGGTGGCGGGGATGGCCCCGAAGCGTACCGCGGTGGCCTCGACGAGGTGGATGCCGGTGAGGGTGACGGTGTTCCCGCCCGAGAGCGGGCCCGAGAGCGGGGCGACGCCGGTGAGGACGGGGGCGCTGACGTAGAAGTAGGCGCTCGGGAGGGTGGCGCTACCGCCCGGGGTGGTGACGGTGACACCGACCGGACCCGCCGTCGCCGCGGGGACCACGGCGGTGATCTGCGTCGGGGACACCACCGTGAAGGAGGTCGCGGGGGTGGAGCCGAAGGTGACCGCGGTCGTTCCCGTGAAGTTGGTGCCGGTGAGGGTGACGGTGTTCCCCCCGGAGGTGGGGCCTTGGTTGGGGATGATGCCGCTCAGGGTGGGTGCCAGGGCGTAGGTGTAGGAGACGCCGTTGCTGGTGCCGCCGGCGGTCGTGACCGTGACCTGCACCGTG comes from the Streptomyces angustmyceticus genome and includes:
- a CDS encoding IPT/TIG domain-containing protein, with the translated sequence MAVNRSAEPPTASAAQTPAAATPAVLSVSPASGSSGGGTTVTITGTGFTGATAVRFGATPTPSFTVLSDTQITATTPLGTGTVQVTVTTPIGTSNQFVTFSYVATPAPALTSVSPTSGPPAGGTSVTLTGSGFMGATAVRFGGVSASFVVNSASQITAVAPAGSGTVQVTVTGPGGTSNGVSFTYTSVSAPVLTSVSPTSGPPAGGTTVTLTGTGLATATAVRFGSTPATSFTVVSDTHITAVAPAGTGTVQVTVTTAGGTSNGVSYTYALAPTLSGIIPNQGPTSGGNTVTLTGTNFTGTTAVTFGSTPATSFTVVSPTQITAVVPAATAGPVGVTVTTPGGSATLPSAYFYVSAPVLTGVAPLSGPLSGGNTVTLTGIHLVEATAVRFGAIPATTFTVVSDSQITAVVPAGAAGLADVTVTTAGGTSNPVTYTYLPAPVVTTVVPNQGPTAGGITLTLTGTNLAQATQVLIGTDPAGFTVVSDTHLVVDALPGAVGPVGVTVITPGGTSAPVTYTRVGAPGI